In Musa acuminata AAA Group cultivar baxijiao chromosome BXJ3-9, Cavendish_Baxijiao_AAA, whole genome shotgun sequence, a single genomic region encodes these proteins:
- the LOC135649594 gene encoding phospholipase D delta-like isoform X3 gives MFGSDMIPPSFLFGEETPPISSSSSSSVPRPHRSAMESASAVEDVLLHGDLLLTVIEACRLPNMDYFSEHLRRCYTSCCPPIPGSTASKSGPDATQHHQNHHHRKIITSDPYVTASLAGATVARTRVISNSEDPAWNEHFNIPVAHRASTLELQVKDNDVFGAQLIGIVSIPTARIAAGKKIQDWFPIIGPKGKPPKPETALHLSIEYIPVEEEPEYQHGIAGDPEQLGVRNTYFPLRKGGSVTLYQDAHVLDDELPEVTLEKGAVFKHEKCWEDICHAILEAHHLIYLVGWSIYHKVKLVREPTRPLPDAGKLTLGDLLKYKSQEGVRVCMLVWDDKTSHDKLFIKTGGVMQTHDEETKKFFKHSSVICVLSPRYASSKLSIVKQQVVGTLFTHHQKCVLVDTQASGNMRKITAFIGGLDLCDGRYDTPEHRLFRDLDTTFLNDFHNPTFAAGIKAPRQPWHDLHCKIEGPAVYDILKNFEQRWRKATRWQEFSLCFKNPSGWHDDALIRLERISWILSPSPSVPDDDPSLWVSQQEDSEQWHVQVFRSIDSGSVKGFPDNVQEASKMNLVCRKNLVIDKSIHTAYVKAIRSAQHFIYIENQYFLGSSYGWPSYKHSGADNLIPMELALKVASKIRANEPFAVYVVIPMWPEGVPTTNAVQEILFWQGQTIQMMYEIVARALKFMNLENAHPQDYLNFYCLGNREEAPKDNLQQDDQSLEKIPENPS, from the exons ATGTTCGGTTCCGATATGATCCCACCCTCATTTCTGTTTGGAGAAGAAACCCCCccaatctcctcctcctcctcctcctccgtccccCGTCCCCACCGGAGCGCGATGGAGTCTGCTTCTGCCGTGGAGGACGTCCTCCTTCACGGAGACCTCCTCCTCACCGTCATCGAGGCCTGCCGTCTCCCCAACATGGACTATTTCTCCGAGCACCTCCGCCGTTGCTACACTTCCTGCTGCCCGCCCATCCCCGGCTCCACCGCTTCGAAATCCGGTCCTGACGCAACACAGCACCACCAGAACCACCACCACCGAAAGATTATCACCAGCGACCCCTACGTCACCGCCTCCCTCGCCGGAGCCACCGTCGCCCGCACCCGTGTAATTTCCAACTCCGAGGATCCCGCTTGGAACGAGCATTTCAACATCCCCGTTGCCCACCGCGCTTCAACCCTCGAGCTCCAGGTCAAGGACAATGACGTCTTTGGCGCGCAGCTCATCGGCATCGTTTCCATCCCCACTGCCCGTATCGCCGCCGGCAAGAAGATTCAGGACTGGTTCCCTATAATCGGCCCCAAAGGAAAGCCGCCGAAGCCGGAGACCGCTCTCCACCTTTCCATCGAGTACATTCCCGTCGAGGAGGAACCAGAGTACCAGCACGGGATAGCTGGGGATCCCGAGCAGCTCGGGGTGAGGAATACCTACTTCCCGCTTCGGAAAGGGGGGTCGGTCACGCTCTACCAGGATGCTCATGTGCTGGACGATGAGCTACCGGAGGTGACGCTCGAGAAAGGTGCCGTCTTTAAGCACGAGAAATGCTGGGAGGATATCTGTCATGCGATTCTTGAGGCACATCATCTGATTTATCTCGTTGGCTGGTCGATATATCACAAGGTGAAACTGGTGAGAGAGCCGACACGGCCGCTGCCCGACGCTGGTAAGCTCACACTAGGGGATCTGCTCAAGTACAAGTCGCAGGAGGGGGTGAGAGTCTGCATGTTGGTTTGGGACGACAAGACATCTCATGACAAATTATTCATCAAGACG GGAGGTGTAATGCAAACTCATGATGAGGAAACTAAAAAGTTTTTCAAGCATTCCTCAGTTATTTGTGTGTTATCTCCACGATATGCCAGCAGTAAGCTTAGCATTGTCAAGCAACAG GTGGTAGGGACCCTTTTCACACACCATCAGAAATGTGTATTGGTTGATACACAGGCTTCTGGAAATATGAGAAAGATAACTGCTTTCATAGGAGGTCTTGATCTTTGTGATGGTCGGTATGATACACCAGAGCATAGACTTTTTCGTGATCTTGACACAACCTTTTTAAATGATTTCCATAACCCCACATTCGCT GCAGGAATTAAAGCCCCAAGACAACCATGGCATGATTTACATTGCAAAATTGAAGGTCCTGCGGTTTATGATATCCTGAAGAATTTTGAGCAGCGCTGGCGGAAGGCAACAAGATGGCAGGAATTTAGTCTTTGTTTCAAAAATCCATCCGGCTGGCACGATGATGCTCTAATAAGACTTGAACGAATTTCATGGATACTTAGTCCTTCACCTTCTGTTCCAGATGATGATCCAAGTCTATGGGTTTCCCAGCAAGAAGATTCTGAACAATGGCATGTACAG GTCTTTCGATCCATTGACTCTGGATCGGTAAAAGGTTTTCCTGACAATGTCCAAGAAGCTTCAAAAATG AATCTTGTCTGTCGAAAGAATCTGGTAATTGATAAGAGCATCCACACAGCATATGTAAAGGCAATCAGATCTGCCCAACATTTCATATATATTGAAAATCAGTATTTTCTTGGTTCTTCATATGGTTGGCCATCTTATAAACATTCAG GTGCTGATAATCTGATACCGATGGAGTTAGCCCTAAAAGTTGCCAGCAAAATTAGAGCCAATGAGCCATTTGCAGTTTATGTGGTTATACCAATGTGGCCTGAAGGAGTTCCAACTACAAATGCTGTGCAAGAAATTCTCTTTTGGCAG GGCCAGACAATACAGATGATGTATGAAATTGTGGCACGGGCTCTTAAATTCATGAACCTTGAAAATGCACATCCACAAGATTATCTTAATTTCTATTGTCTTGGAAATCGTGAAGAAGCGCCAAAAGATAACTTGCAACAAGATGATCAGTCCTTGGAAAAAATCCCAGAG AATCCTTCCTGA
- the LOC135649444 gene encoding NEP1-interacting protein 1-like: MLGCCRLSATLPRTKTMDHISTALRTFSSPLSLSRLSALLIRATLTCVFATVGVLLGALAGALIGVATASGVVRGSISGAISGALSSVEVVEDSLAIWRNNGSGQWSILYLLCALSAPFLEVLDDIFEAGGGGTKGMPKASVDKLPKINIHVEDCVDARSESISCAVCLQEFQAGIISQKHTWYSRQCLYV, encoded by the exons ATGTTGGGCTGCTGCCGTCTCTCTGCGACTCTACCGAGAACTAAAACCATGGATCACATTAGCACTGCTCTACGCAcgttctcttctcctctttctttgtCGCGACTATCTGCTCTTCTCATCCGTGCCACCCTCACCTGCGTCTTCGCCACAG TGGGAGTGCTCTTGGGAGCCCTGGCCGGCGCCTTGATCGGCGTAGCGACCGCGAGCGGCGTGGTACGTGGAAGCATCAGTGGAGCCATCTCCGGAGCGCTTTCGTCGGTGGAGGTCGTGGAAGACTCTCTTGCTATATGGCGAAACAACGGGTCCGGACAATGGAGCATCTTGTACTTG CTGTGTGCTCTGAGCGCGCCCTTCTTGGAGGTTCTTGACGACATCTTCGAGGCTGGCGGCGGTGGCACGAAAGGCATGCCCAAGGCTTCCGTCGACAAGCTCCCCAAGATCAACATCCATGTGGAGGACTGTGTGGATGCAAGGAGCGAAAGCATCAGCTGTGCAGTCTGTCTTCAG GAGTTTCAAGCAG GCATAATTTCTCAGAAGCATACTTGGTACAGTAGGCAATGTCTCTATGTATAA